A single window of Modestobacter italicus DNA harbors:
- the mobF gene encoding MobF family relaxase, producing MTLHKLTAGDGYTYLTRQVAAFDATERGHAGLGDYYSQRGECPGRWTGNGPAGLGRVSAGQPVTEEQMKALFGEGRHPDAARLEKQALTRGQTPQEARAAGDLGRAFYVFSPQADGFRARCADEFAAFNTARGQPATAPIPDGDRARIRSDLARAMFAETNGRSPRDARELSGFLARVSRPATTAVAGYDLTFSPVKSVSALWALAPREVAKQVEAAHAAAVADTFAWLEANASFTRLGTDGVRQVETTGLIAAVFTHRDSRAGDPDLHSHVAVSNKVQTRDGHWRALDGRVLHKAAVAASERYDTRLEAHLVTRLGVRFTDRPGSTPGRRTVREIAGMEEGLLTAWSSRRRDIDARRAVLAGDFQRDHGRPPTAVEAIALAQQATLETRGPKHEPRSLAEQRATWRREAVAVLGGPDRITRMLGRVLGARGSPRPGLTETWVRSAAVRVLDTVSEARATWQIWHVRAEAERVVRAAALAPDVVDVAVTRVTEGVLSPALSVPLGESDPVVEPAELRRSDGASVYTVAGARLYTSQAVLDAEALLLGAAGCSDGRRADPATVELALLEATANGAELNPGQAQLVRELAVSGARVQLALAPAGAGKTTALATLARAWTAGGGTVLGLAPSAVATAGLRDSLRSPCDTLAKLIWCLDAGQAPDWMAGIGPTTLVVVDEAGMAGTRELARAVAHILGRGGSVRLVGDHQQLTSVAAGGVLAEIAATHGAVTLTQLVRFTDPAEAAATVAVRDGDTLGLGFYLDSGRVHVGDLAACAEQAYAAWAADSARGMDALLLAATRDLVTQLNQRARADRLAGATSSPGAEVELADGTRAGPGDPVITRANNRRLPITATEWVKNGDRFTVRAIGRDGALDVVHTGTGRRTTLPAGYVAEHVQLGYATTVHGAQGATADVCHTVFTGGESRQLLYVALSRGRAANHLYLATVGDGDPHSIVTPAAVSPPTATDLLAGMLARDGAQTSAAGARRALADPAEQLHSVATRYADALRVAADHRLGAATAEELENAAERLHPGLTSAPAWPALRGHLALLALTGADSVAALKTTVEARELETANDPAAVLDDRLAALGSAGPLPWLPGMPAALADDPQWGPYLAARANHVAARAARVASAATEMTAATAPTWAQRLLDPDHEALRADLAVWRAALAVPDSDRRPTGPRRRPAAERRSQAQLDEAVTATGPVRDSSVWATLADGIDPRIRRDGHWPVLGDRLAAADRAGLDAAGMLVAVATQRPLPDDLPAAALWWRLSPHVAPATVLAAPGATGPRPDWCATLLSRLPDEQAPRVLADPAWPALVAAVTTGIRTGWPSADLLTAAFAGLPPAVAGDATGLAEALAFRIAALTDPAPVHHPEPLQADLQPPDDAHLLPPAPAPTTATDPAEVAPGYEDAPFDPDYDTPPPASPPRYRTHGPFTLTGGVEATDDADYLLEQHFWATAVVGRDRLIELNTQAAAFFTDHYSDAWVASYLRDRLGTDLTADPPFTPGHAPAGWTTLVDHLRGLGATDTEMVAAGLAQRARTGALIDRFRDRLTFPIHDADGVIVGFIARRNPTAADDERAGPKYLNSPGTDLYRKGEHLFGLHEARSGLVAGATPALVEGPLDAIALTLAGAGQTVGVATLGTALTDQQADLLGRYIGTNGSGILVATDNDLAGQQAAERIYWQLTSRGDAPRRLALPDGLDPADLLHRDGATGLRTAIDSSRSLADTLLDARVTLASRDRSDSDIHAALREAGAIIVALPPSRWLAYIDRVTEALGVPPGTVHRAVLDADSNSSAPRTSTAGPRRTPRSMPPTEDSLRATHPGQATQRTSPHLHPSR from the coding sequence ATGACCCTGCACAAGCTGACTGCCGGGGACGGCTACACGTACCTAACGCGGCAGGTGGCAGCGTTCGACGCGACGGAGCGGGGGCACGCCGGGCTGGGTGACTACTACTCCCAGCGCGGCGAGTGTCCCGGTAGGTGGACCGGCAACGGCCCGGCCGGGCTCGGCCGAGTGAGCGCCGGGCAGCCCGTCACCGAAGAGCAGATGAAGGCGCTGTTCGGGGAGGGGCGGCATCCCGACGCCGCTCGGCTCGAGAAACAGGCCCTGACCCGGGGACAGACGCCGCAGGAGGCGCGGGCGGCGGGAGACCTGGGGCGGGCCTTCTACGTCTTCAGTCCTCAAGCCGACGGCTTCCGAGCCCGCTGCGCGGACGAGTTCGCCGCCTTCAACACTGCCCGCGGACAGCCGGCGACCGCCCCGATCCCAGACGGCGACCGCGCGCGAATCCGCAGCGACCTCGCCCGGGCCATGTTCGCCGAAACCAATGGCCGCTCGCCGCGCGATGCCCGCGAGCTGTCGGGGTTCCTCGCCCGGGTCTCACGGCCGGCAACGACGGCGGTGGCCGGCTACGACCTCACCTTCTCCCCCGTCAAGTCGGTCTCGGCGTTGTGGGCGCTGGCACCGCGGGAGGTGGCCAAACAGGTCGAGGCCGCCCACGCCGCCGCAGTCGCCGACACCTTTGCCTGGTTGGAAGCCAACGCGTCCTTCACCCGGCTGGGCACCGACGGGGTGCGGCAGGTGGAGACCACCGGGTTAATTGCCGCGGTGTTCACCCACCGCGACTCCCGCGCGGGCGATCCCGATCTGCACAGCCACGTGGCGGTGAGCAACAAGGTGCAGACCCGCGATGGGCACTGGCGGGCGCTGGACGGGCGAGTGCTGCACAAGGCCGCCGTCGCCGCCTCCGAGCGCTACGACACCCGACTGGAGGCCCACCTGGTCACTCGCCTGGGTGTCCGGTTCACCGATCGCCCCGGTTCCACCCCGGGACGGCGGACGGTGCGCGAGATCGCCGGCATGGAGGAGGGACTCCTGACGGCGTGGTCGTCGCGGCGTCGGGACATCGACGCCCGTCGAGCTGTGTTGGCCGGCGACTTCCAGCGCGACCACGGCCGGCCGCCCACAGCGGTGGAGGCGATCGCGCTGGCGCAGCAGGCCACGCTGGAGACCCGCGGCCCCAAGCACGAGCCGCGCTCCCTCGCCGAGCAGCGGGCCACCTGGCGGCGGGAGGCGGTCGCCGTCCTCGGCGGGCCCGACCGGATCACCCGGATGCTCGGTCGCGTACTGGGCGCGCGCGGGTCCCCGCGCCCGGGGCTCACCGAGACCTGGGTCCGGTCGGCCGCCGTCCGGGTGCTGGACACCGTCTCGGAGGCGCGGGCCACCTGGCAGATCTGGCACGTGCGCGCCGAGGCCGAGCGGGTGGTGCGGGCCGCCGCCCTGGCACCGGACGTCGTGGACGTCGCGGTCACCCGGGTCACCGAGGGGGTGCTCTCCCCCGCTCTGTCCGTTCCGCTTGGTGAGTCGGATCCGGTGGTCGAGCCAGCGGAGCTGCGCCGCTCGGACGGGGCCAGCGTCTACACCGTCGCCGGTGCCCGGCTCTACACCAGCCAGGCGGTGCTGGACGCCGAGGCGCTGCTCCTGGGAGCCGCCGGCTGCAGCGACGGACGGCGTGCCGATCCGGCCACGGTGGAGCTGGCGCTGCTTGAAGCCACCGCCAACGGCGCCGAGCTCAATCCCGGCCAGGCGCAGCTGGTGCGCGAGCTGGCCGTCAGCGGCGCCCGGGTGCAACTGGCCCTCGCCCCGGCCGGAGCGGGCAAGACGACCGCGCTGGCGACCCTGGCTCGCGCCTGGACCGCCGGCGGTGGCACGGTGCTCGGCCTGGCGCCGTCGGCCGTGGCCACCGCCGGGCTGCGCGACTCCCTGAGATCTCCGTGTGACACGCTTGCCAAGCTCATCTGGTGCCTCGACGCCGGGCAGGCACCCGACTGGATGGCCGGCATCGGGCCGACCACGCTGGTGGTCGTCGACGAGGCCGGCATGGCCGGCACCCGCGAGCTGGCACGCGCCGTCGCGCACATCCTGGGGCGCGGCGGATCGGTGCGGCTGGTCGGCGACCACCAACAGCTGACCTCGGTCGCCGCCGGAGGCGTGCTGGCCGAGATCGCCGCCACCCACGGCGCGGTCACCCTGACCCAGTTGGTGCGCTTCACCGACCCGGCCGAGGCCGCGGCCACCGTCGCCGTCCGGGACGGCGACACCCTCGGGCTGGGCTTCTACCTCGACTCCGGCCGGGTGCACGTCGGGGACCTGGCCGCCTGCGCTGAGCAGGCCTACGCCGCCTGGGCCGCCGACTCCGCCCGCGGCATGGACGCACTGCTGCTGGCCGCCACCCGGGACCTGGTCACACAGCTGAATCAGCGGGCGCGGGCCGACCGCCTGGCAGGCGCCACCTCCTCCCCGGGTGCAGAGGTCGAGCTGGCCGACGGCACCCGCGCCGGGCCTGGAGACCCGGTCATCACCCGCGCCAACAACCGGCGACTACCGATCACCGCCACCGAGTGGGTGAAGAACGGTGATCGCTTCACCGTCCGCGCCATCGGCCGGGACGGCGCCCTCGACGTCGTCCACACCGGCACCGGGCGGCGGACCACCCTGCCGGCGGGCTACGTCGCCGAGCACGTGCAGCTCGGGTACGCGACCACGGTGCACGGCGCCCAGGGCGCCACCGCCGACGTCTGCCACACCGTGTTCACGGGCGGCGAGTCCCGGCAGCTGCTCTACGTCGCGCTCTCCCGCGGGCGCGCCGCCAACCACCTGTACCTGGCCACCGTCGGCGACGGCGACCCGCACAGCATCGTCACCCCCGCCGCCGTGTCACCGCCCACCGCCACCGACCTGCTGGCCGGCATGCTGGCCCGCGACGGCGCCCAGACCTCCGCGGCCGGCGCCCGCCGGGCGCTGGCCGACCCAGCCGAGCAACTGCACTCCGTTGCCACCCGGTACGCCGACGCGCTACGCGTCGCCGCCGATCACCGCCTGGGTGCAGCGACCGCAGAAGAACTGGAGAACGCCGCCGAGCGTCTGCACCCAGGGCTGACCAGCGCGCCGGCGTGGCCGGCGCTGCGCGGACACCTGGCGCTGCTCGCACTCACCGGCGCCGACTCTGTCGCCGCCCTGAAGACGACGGTCGAAGCGCGCGAACTGGAGACGGCGAACGATCCCGCTGCCGTCCTCGACGACCGGCTGGCCGCTCTCGGTTCGGCCGGCCCGCTGCCGTGGCTGCCCGGCATGCCGGCCGCCCTGGCCGACGATCCGCAGTGGGGTCCCTACCTCGCCGCCCGCGCGAACCACGTCGCGGCCCGCGCGGCACGGGTTGCCTCCGCCGCCACCGAGATGACCGCGGCCACCGCACCGACCTGGGCTCAGCGCCTGCTTGACCCGGACCATGAGGCACTGCGGGCCGACCTCGCCGTCTGGCGCGCAGCACTCGCCGTTCCCGACAGCGACCGGCGCCCCACCGGACCGCGCCGGCGGCCGGCTGCGGAACGCCGATCCCAGGCGCAACTGGACGAGGCGGTGACCGCCACCGGTCCCGTCCGGGACAGCTCGGTGTGGGCGACGCTGGCCGACGGCATCGACCCCCGCATCCGACGCGACGGGCACTGGCCGGTCCTTGGCGACCGACTGGCCGCCGCCGACCGCGCCGGTCTCGATGCCGCCGGCATGCTCGTCGCCGTCGCCACACAGCGCCCCCTGCCCGATGACCTGCCCGCTGCGGCCCTGTGGTGGCGGCTGTCGCCCCACGTCGCTCCAGCCACCGTTCTTGCGGCCCCGGGCGCGACTGGACCGCGCCCGGACTGGTGCGCCACCCTGCTGAGCCGGCTCCCCGATGAGCAGGCTCCGCGTGTGCTGGCCGACCCCGCGTGGCCGGCGCTGGTCGCCGCGGTCACCACCGGCATCCGCACCGGCTGGCCCTCCGCCGACCTGCTCACCGCCGCCTTCGCCGGGCTGCCCCCCGCGGTGGCCGGCGACGCGACTGGGTTGGCCGAGGCGCTGGCCTTCCGGATCGCTGCCCTCACCGACCCAGCCCCCGTGCACCATCCCGAACCGCTGCAGGCCGATCTGCAGCCACCCGACGACGCGCATCTGCTGCCGCCCGCGCCCGCCCCCACGACCGCCACCGACCCGGCGGAGGTAGCACCGGGCTACGAGGACGCGCCGTTCGACCCCGACTACGACACCCCTCCCCCGGCGTCGCCGCCGCGATATCGCACGCACGGCCCGTTCACCCTCACCGGCGGGGTCGAGGCCACCGACGACGCGGACTACTTGCTCGAGCAGCACTTCTGGGCCACCGCCGTCGTCGGCCGCGATCGGCTCATCGAGCTAAACACTCAGGCCGCCGCCTTCTTCACCGACCACTACTCCGACGCCTGGGTCGCGAGCTACCTGCGCGATCGGTTGGGCACCGACCTCACCGCCGATCCTCCCTTCACCCCCGGCCACGCTCCCGCCGGCTGGACGACGCTCGTGGATCACCTGCGTGGCCTCGGCGCCACCGATACCGAAATGGTCGCCGCGGGCCTCGCCCAGCGCGCCCGCACCGGCGCGCTGATCGACCGGTTCCGCGACCGGCTCACCTTTCCCATCCACGACGCCGACGGGGTGATCGTCGGCTTCATCGCCCGCCGCAACCCCACCGCAGCCGACGACGAACGCGCCGGACCCAAGTACCTCAACAGCCCGGGCACCGACCTGTACCGCAAGGGCGAGCACCTGTTCGGCCTCCACGAGGCCCGGTCCGGGCTCGTCGCCGGAGCCACCCCGGCTCTCGTCGAGGGACCGCTGGATGCCATCGCCCTCACCCTGGCCGGCGCCGGCCAGACCGTCGGCGTTGCGACCCTCGGCACCGCCCTCACCGACCAGCAAGCAGACCTCCTCGGCCGCTACATCGGCACCAACGGTTCCGGCATCCTCGTGGCCACCGACAACGACCTGGCCGGTCAGCAGGCCGCCGAGCGCATCTACTGGCAGCTCACCAGCCGTGGGGACGCCCCGCGCCGCCTCGCCCTACCCGACGGGCTCGATCCCGCCGACCTTCTCCACCGCGACGGCGCCACGGGTCTGCGGACAGCCATCGACTCCTCACGCAGCCTCGCCGACACCCTTCTCGACGCCCGCGTGACGCTGGCTTCGCGAGACAGGAGCGACTCGGACATCCATGCGGCACTGCGCGAGGCCGGTGCGATTATCGTTGCCCTGCCACCCAGCCGGTGGCTGGCGTACATCGATCGGGTCACCGAAGCACTTGGCGTGCCACCCGGCACCGTCCACAGGGCAGTGCTCGACGCCGACTCGAACTCCTCAGCGCCTCGCACGAGCACGGCTGGTCCGCGACGGACGCCCCGCTCAATGCCTCCAACCGAGGATTCTCTTCGGGCGACTCATCCGGGGCAGGCCACGCAAAGGACCTCGCCTCACCTGCATCCTTCTCGGTGA
- a CDS encoding toll/interleukin-1 receptor domain-containing protein, producing MVSYTPTEWRTVEPYAEKAVEQARVNPDRRDLFLCHAWDDRQGSAAELHGLLKTNGATVWFSEEDLPLGSLMIREIDKGLRNSRIGIVLVTPALLKSIEKEGIAEKELAVLLNSKRVIPVTHGVTYEQLLDISPMLASHAGLSTKESSLDDVAAKLAAAAAALPAL from the coding sequence ATGGTCTCGTACACCCCCACAGAGTGGCGAACGGTCGAGCCCTACGCCGAGAAGGCGGTGGAGCAGGCCCGGGTCAACCCGGACCGTCGTGACCTCTTCCTGTGCCACGCCTGGGACGACCGGCAGGGCAGCGCCGCCGAGCTTCATGGCCTCCTGAAGACCAACGGTGCGACGGTGTGGTTCAGCGAGGAAGACCTCCCCCTCGGATCCCTGATGATCCGCGAAATTGACAAGGGGCTCCGCAACTCCCGCATCGGAATCGTGTTGGTGACGCCTGCGCTTCTCAAGAGCATCGAGAAGGAGGGCATCGCCGAGAAGGAACTGGCCGTGCTCCTGAACAGCAAGCGCGTCATCCCGGTCACGCACGGGGTCACCTACGAGCAGCTCTTGGACATCAGCCCCATGCTCGCCTCGCACGCCGGTCTCAGCACCAAGGAGTCCTCGCTCGACGACGTCGCCGCCAAGCTCGCTGCGGCAGCCGCTGCCCTGCCCGCCCTCTGA
- a CDS encoding argonaute/piwi family protein encodes MRLRVLAEPELEFGAGARHIDPRFGIAAYGPADRLTAGAPQEIRVGVVGLPSDTAGLLAWLDRCRTSIDAPSGKAERMLNLFPSFPGFSEGAAFYSTLSFQDRAVNHIRLRDLERLQDLTPADAASQAVELYLEQIHALVEDNWCNVIICCRPDLPEPPEGQVRQSGEVNFRDLLKARAMTFGRPIQVIKRTTWGDASKSPITGAKAAHGGRSVQDEATRAWNLHTALYYKAGGVPWRLRRQSADLSTCFVGVGFFRNTSGDNLETAVAQVFNQRGDGVVVRGGVAALGKDDLQPHLRSEDASDLLQSALQAFRREHKTLPARCVLHKTSSFDRAETEGFRAIADQVYLDTLDLVWVSRSESTRLFRAGANNPPLRGTLLELSRDHGVLYSVGTVPFYGAYPGPFIPAPLGLRVADSERPLEVIGEEILALTKMNWNRTQLDARDPITLRTSAQVGNVLRFVEPEAPVIGSYAYYM; translated from the coding sequence ATGAGGCTCCGCGTTCTTGCTGAGCCTGAGCTGGAATTTGGGGCCGGAGCCCGGCACATAGATCCTCGTTTCGGTATTGCCGCCTATGGACCTGCAGACAGACTCACCGCCGGCGCGCCGCAGGAGATCCGAGTAGGCGTCGTAGGGCTGCCAAGTGACACGGCGGGACTGCTTGCGTGGCTGGATCGATGTCGAACTTCGATCGACGCGCCATCCGGCAAAGCAGAACGAATGCTGAACTTGTTTCCCTCGTTCCCAGGCTTCTCCGAAGGTGCGGCGTTCTATAGCACGCTTTCCTTCCAGGATCGAGCCGTTAATCACATCCGATTGCGCGACCTGGAGCGACTGCAGGACCTGACTCCAGCGGACGCAGCGAGTCAAGCGGTTGAACTGTATCTCGAGCAGATCCATGCGCTGGTGGAGGATAATTGGTGCAACGTTATAATATGCTGTCGCCCTGACTTGCCGGAGCCGCCCGAGGGGCAGGTCCGGCAATCAGGCGAGGTGAACTTTCGCGATCTCCTCAAGGCGCGTGCCATGACTTTCGGACGGCCGATTCAGGTGATCAAGCGGACTACGTGGGGCGACGCTTCCAAGTCGCCGATCACAGGCGCGAAGGCTGCGCACGGTGGGCGGAGTGTCCAAGACGAAGCCACGCGCGCCTGGAACCTTCATACAGCGCTCTATTATAAGGCGGGCGGTGTGCCATGGCGACTGAGGCGGCAGTCGGCTGATTTGAGTACGTGTTTCGTTGGGGTCGGCTTCTTCCGGAATACTTCGGGAGACAACCTGGAGACCGCAGTCGCTCAGGTCTTCAACCAGCGTGGAGATGGCGTAGTCGTCCGCGGTGGGGTCGCAGCCCTGGGCAAGGACGATCTGCAACCCCACCTGCGCTCTGAAGACGCCTCTGATCTTCTTCAGTCGGCGCTGCAGGCGTTCAGGAGGGAACATAAGACCTTGCCTGCCCGGTGCGTGCTACATAAGACCAGCAGCTTCGACCGCGCTGAAACCGAGGGATTCCGTGCCATTGCCGACCAGGTGTATCTTGATACCTTGGACTTGGTGTGGGTTAGTCGAAGTGAAAGCACCCGCCTCTTCCGCGCCGGAGCTAACAACCCACCACTTCGAGGAACACTTCTAGAGTTGAGCAGGGACCACGGGGTTCTCTACAGTGTGGGAACAGTCCCCTTCTATGGCGCGTATCCGGGTCCTTTCATCCCAGCGCCATTAGGCCTCCGAGTCGCCGACTCGGAACGTCCGCTCGAGGTCATCGGCGAGGAGATTCTTGCTCTGACCAAGATGAACTGGAACCGCACCCAACTAGACGCGCGTGATCCGATCACTCTCCGCACTAGCGCTCAAGTGGGGAACGTTCTTCGTTTTGTTGAGCCGGAGGCTCCGGTTATCGGCAGTTATGCCTATTACATGTGA
- a CDS encoding DUF4365 domain-containing protein produces MIESAAAVPAIALPAFASVCGPVSPHLYNCPMRRASGGKRISSSHVIGEAGIALIALRTAEMGHVWHQRQTDAGIDGEIELRDRATGEVRNLVVMVQSKASDQPFPGETDGSFHYIVDARDLEYWLGGNAPVILICSHPRSQEAWWVHINAWFDDPARQKSRRVVFDKGAQAYNSEAAEAIARLAAPAGSGIYLGLAPRGETIISNLLPLEATPARIFSVPLNETRLDQLGPALRKSGVRRSDWIVHGGQSYSFGDFAEPGWEPFLSGAAESRPAEEWLGNEDSQVQRLCAQLLTRSLLDDLHHELAWHGKKKLIYFKATRDLRPRTLPGKARERVVFKGYPNKKDPSRVAYYRHSALRLGYVHDGDTWYAQLDPTYVFTSDGRRDSLYAADNLAGIRRLEKAAAVEGSVRMWASYIRGDKRRIGDPERTLTFGDLREFEAEFGIDDSGWRGRPRSSAEVSEEADVEPVWEAADGSGATDDGDWTLL; encoded by the coding sequence ATGATCGAGTCCGCGGCTGCCGTCCCAGCCATCGCCTTGCCGGCGTTCGCGTCTGTATGCGGGCCTGTCAGTCCGCACCTGTACAACTGCCCTATGCGGCGCGCGAGCGGGGGCAAGCGGATCAGCAGCTCGCATGTGATCGGTGAGGCCGGCATCGCACTCATCGCCCTGCGGACGGCGGAGATGGGTCATGTCTGGCATCAGCGCCAGACAGACGCGGGGATCGACGGCGAGATCGAACTGCGCGACCGGGCAACCGGCGAGGTGCGCAATCTGGTCGTGATGGTTCAGAGCAAGGCCAGCGATCAGCCGTTCCCCGGAGAGACTGATGGGTCCTTCCACTACATCGTGGATGCCCGTGACCTGGAGTACTGGCTCGGCGGCAATGCTCCAGTAATCCTGATTTGCTCCCATCCGCGCAGCCAGGAGGCGTGGTGGGTACACATCAACGCCTGGTTCGATGATCCGGCACGCCAGAAGAGCCGACGGGTTGTCTTCGACAAGGGCGCTCAGGCTTACAACTCCGAAGCGGCCGAAGCCATCGCTCGCTTGGCTGCGCCGGCCGGAAGCGGCATCTATCTAGGCTTAGCGCCTCGCGGCGAGACGATCATCAGCAACTTGCTACCTCTCGAAGCCACACCAGCACGGATCTTCAGTGTGCCGCTTAACGAGACACGTCTGGACCAGTTGGGGCCCGCCCTACGAAAGTCGGGAGTAAGGCGCTCTGACTGGATAGTGCACGGTGGGCAATCGTATTCATTCGGCGACTTTGCCGAGCCGGGATGGGAGCCGTTTCTGTCAGGCGCGGCTGAAAGTCGGCCAGCGGAGGAGTGGCTGGGTAATGAGGACAGCCAAGTTCAGCGCTTGTGTGCGCAGTTGTTGACGCGATCGCTGTTGGATGACCTACATCACGAGCTGGCCTGGCACGGCAAGAAGAAGCTCATCTACTTCAAGGCGACGCGCGACCTACGCCCCAGGACACTGCCAGGTAAGGCCCGCGAGAGGGTCGTGTTCAAGGGCTACCCCAATAAGAAGGACCCGTCTCGCGTGGCGTACTACAGACATTCAGCGCTGCGGCTTGGCTACGTCCATGATGGTGACACCTGGTACGCGCAGCTCGATCCGACATACGTCTTCACAAGCGATGGACGCCGCGACTCTCTGTACGCAGCCGACAATCTGGCCGGTATCCGCAGGCTCGAGAAAGCCGCTGCGGTTGAAGGCAGCGTTCGGATGTGGGCCTCCTACATAAGAGGGGACAAGCGGCGAATCGGGGACCCCGAGCGCACCCTCACCTTTGGTGACCTCCGCGAGTTCGAAGCGGAGTTCGGTATCGACGACAGCGGCTGGAGGGGCCGGCCGCGTTCAAGTGCCGAGGTGTCTGAGGAAGCCGACGTCGAACCAGTCTGGGAGGCCGCAGACGGAAGTGGAGCAACGGACGACGGCGACTGGACGCTGTTGTGA